In the Aliarcobacter cryaerophilus genome, one interval contains:
- the napG gene encoding ferredoxin-type protein NapG, which translates to MNIVENYQENRRKFLLKSARTIGLVVLGSLTWSAYLSEVKASNLILRPPAALKEDDFLATCIKCGLCVEACPFDTLKLAKPGDNLPLGTPYFVPRDIPCYMCVDIPCVPICPTKALDEKKVKNSENAFEIRQMEMGVAVVDVKSCVAFWGIQCDACYRACPLLGEAINIVYEKNERTGKHAFLKPVVDSDICTGCGLCEKACITEKPAIFVLPREIALGKVGDHYIKGWDEADEQRVKDSNVELGKTKINKKGAIESLNSDMKDLLE; encoded by the coding sequence ATGAATATAGTAGAAAACTATCAAGAAAATAGAAGAAAATTTCTTCTAAAAAGTGCTAGAACTATTGGTTTAGTGGTGCTTGGTAGTTTAACATGGAGTGCATATTTAAGCGAAGTAAAAGCTAGTAACTTAATACTTCGACCGCCAGCAGCCCTAAAAGAAGATGACTTTTTGGCTACTTGTATAAAATGTGGACTTTGTGTAGAGGCATGCCCTTTTGATACACTAAAATTGGCAAAACCAGGGGATAATTTACCTTTGGGAACTCCATATTTTGTACCAAGAGATATTCCTTGTTATATGTGTGTTGATATTCCATGTGTTCCAATTTGTCCAACAAAAGCATTAGATGAAAAAAAGGTCAAAAATAGTGAAAATGCTTTTGAAATAAGACAAATGGAGATGGGAGTTGCAGTTGTAGATGTAAAATCTTGTGTAGCTTTTTGGGGAATTCAATGCGATGCTTGTTATAGAGCTTGTCCACTTTTAGGAGAAGCTATAAATATAGTATATGAAAAAAATGAAAGAACAGGTAAACATGCATTTTTAAAACCAGTTGTAGATAGTGATATTTGTACAGGTTGTGGACTTTGTGAAAAAGCTTGTATTACTGAAAAACCAGCAATTTTTGTACTTCCACGAGAAATTGCACTTGGAAAAGTTGGTGATCACTACATAAAAGGTTGGGATGAAGCGGATGAACAAAGAGTTAAAGATTCAAATGTTGAGTTAGGTAAAACTAAAATAAATAAAAAAGGTGCTATAGAGTCACTAAATAGCGATATGAAGGATTTATTAGAATGA
- the napA gene encoding nitrate reductase catalytic subunit NapA, translated as MSLSRRDFLKSSAAASAAAAIGMSVPTDLKAQANTAESGWRWDKAACRFCGTGCGIMLATKEGKIVAVKGDPAAPVNRGLNCIKGYFNAKIMYGADRLKTPLLRVNKKGEFDKKGDFAPVSWKRAFDEMEKHIKIALKEKGPEGVAVFASGQHTIMEGYAALKMMKAGFRSNAIDPNARHCMASAVVGFYQTFGIDEPSGCYDDIELTDTVVCWGSNMAEMHPILWSRVTDRKLSNPDRVKVINISTYRHRTSDIADLEIIFTPNTDLALWNYIAREIVYNKPEAIDWDFVKEHIVFAASPVNIGYGMRKSDEKSIKDGKYSKAEMEIISKEMEKVVSETEAPALAPYGYKAGDKMVNKNAGLAHWEISFEEYKKSLEPYTLDYVAKISKGNPDEDIEEFKKKLQQLADWYIEKDRKVVSFWTMGMNQHTRGTWVNTLSYNVHFLLNKQAKPGSGAFSLTGQPSACGTAREVGTFTHRLPADMMVENPKHREITEKAWNIPNNTLNPKGTQHIMKIHRDIEDGNIKFAWVNVCNPYQDTASATHWIKAAREMDNFIVTSDGYPGISAKVSDLILPSAMIYEKWGGYGNAERRTQLWRQQVIPVGDAMSDTWQWVELSKRFTVKDVWGEQALLSTNNETKLPSLIEAAKAMGYNENTTMYEILFANDRAKSYKADQKDEIQAGYDNTEAFGDSRNVLGSDGKPWKGYGFFIQKYLFEEYADFGRGHAHDLADFDTYHRVRGLKWPVVDGKETSWRFNTKYDPYAKMANPNSDFAFYGTLAKELAQGDLLGVKDQAKKSLKNKAKIFARPYMDPPEMPDEQYPVWLSTGRVLEHWHSGTMTMRVPELYRAVPEALCYMHPEDAIKYGVKQGELAWVESRRGKVKARVETRGRNRPSRGLVYVPWFDEKVFINKVCLDATCPQSGQTDFKKCAVKVYKA; from the coding sequence ATGTCACTTTCACGAAGAGATTTTCTAAAAAGTTCAGCGGCGGCAAGTGCAGCAGCAGCTATTGGTATGAGTGTACCAACAGACTTAAAAGCACAAGCAAATACTGCTGAGAGTGGTTGGCGTTGGGATAAAGCAGCCTGTAGATTTTGTGGAACAGGTTGTGGAATTATGCTTGCAACAAAAGAGGGGAAAATTGTTGCCGTTAAGGGAGATCCAGCAGCTCCAGTTAACAGAGGTCTTAACTGTATAAAAGGTTACTTTAATGCAAAAATTATGTATGGAGCTGATAGACTTAAAACTCCACTTTTAAGAGTAAATAAAAAAGGTGAATTTGATAAAAAAGGTGATTTCGCTCCTGTTTCTTGGAAAAGAGCATTTGATGAGATGGAAAAACATATCAAAATTGCACTAAAAGAGAAAGGTCCTGAAGGAGTTGCTGTATTTGCAAGTGGACAACACACAATTATGGAAGGTTATGCAGCTTTAAAAATGATGAAAGCTGGATTTAGATCAAATGCTATTGATCCAAATGCAAGACACTGTATGGCGAGTGCAGTTGTTGGTTTTTATCAAACATTTGGTATTGATGAGCCAAGTGGTTGCTATGATGATATTGAACTAACAGACACAGTTGTTTGTTGGGGTTCAAATATGGCAGAAATGCACCCTATTTTATGGTCAAGGGTAACAGATAGAAAATTAAGTAATCCAGATAGAGTTAAAGTAATAAATATTTCAACTTACAGACACAGAACTTCTGATATTGCTGATTTAGAAATTATCTTTACTCCAAATACAGATTTAGCTTTATGGAACTATATAGCAAGAGAGATTGTTTACAATAAACCAGAAGCTATTGATTGGGATTTCGTTAAAGAGCACATAGTATTTGCAGCAAGCCCTGTAAATATTGGTTATGGTATGAGAAAATCTGATGAAAAATCAATAAAAGATGGGAAATACTCTAAAGCTGAAATGGAAATAATCTCTAAAGAGATGGAGAAAGTTGTTTCTGAAACTGAGGCTCCTGCTCTTGCTCCTTATGGATATAAAGCTGGTGATAAAATGGTAAATAAAAATGCTGGTCTTGCTCACTGGGAGATTAGCTTTGAAGAGTATAAAAAATCTCTAGAACCTTATACTTTAGATTATGTTGCAAAAATCTCAAAAGGAAATCCTGATGAAGATATTGAAGAATTTAAGAAAAAACTTCAACAATTAGCAGATTGGTATATTGAAAAAGATAGAAAAGTTGTAAGTTTCTGGACTATGGGAATGAATCAACATACAAGGGGAACTTGGGTAAATACACTTTCATACAACGTTCACTTCTTACTAAATAAACAAGCAAAACCAGGAAGTGGAGCGTTTTCACTTACAGGACAACCTAGTGCTTGTGGAACAGCGAGAGAAGTAGGTACATTTACACACAGACTTCCAGCAGATATGATGGTTGAGAATCCAAAACATAGAGAAATTACAGAAAAAGCATGGAATATTCCTAACAATACTTTAAATCCAAAAGGTACTCAACATATTATGAAAATTCATAGAGATATTGAGGATGGAAATATTAAATTTGCTTGGGTAAATGTTTGTAATCCATACCAAGATACAGCAAGTGCTACTCACTGGATAAAAGCTGCTAGAGAAATGGATAACTTTATTGTTACAAGTGATGGATATCCTGGAATTAGTGCAAAAGTATCTGACCTTATCTTACCTTCTGCTATGATTTATGAAAAATGGGGTGGATATGGAAATGCTGAAAGAAGAACTCAACTTTGGAGACAACAAGTTATTCCAGTTGGAGATGCTATGAGTGATACTTGGCAATGGGTTGAATTATCAAAAAGATTTACTGTAAAAGATGTTTGGGGAGAACAAGCTCTTTTAAGTACAAACAATGAAACTAAACTTCCTAGCCTTATAGAAGCAGCAAAAGCTATGGGATACAATGAAAATACAACTATGTATGAGATTTTATTTGCAAATGATAGAGCAAAATCATATAAAGCAGACCAAAAAGATGAAATTCAAGCTGGATATGATAATACTGAAGCATTTGGTGATAGTAGAAATGTTTTAGGAAGTGATGGAAAACCATGGAAAGGTTATGGATTCTTTATACAAAAATATCTATTTGAAGAGTATGCAGATTTTGGAAGAGGACATGCCCACGATTTAGCTGATTTTGACACTTATCATAGAGTTAGAGGTCTTAAATGGCCAGTTGTAGATGGGAAAGAGACATCATGGAGATTTAATACAAAATATGATCCATATGCAAAAATGGCAAATCCAAATAGTGATTTTGCTTTCTATGGAACATTAGCAAAAGAGTTGGCTCAAGGTGACCTGCTTGGAGTTAAAGATCAAGCTAAAAAATCTCTAAAAAATAAAGCTAAAATTTTCGCACGTCCATATATGGATCCACCTGAAATGCCAGATGAGCAATATCCAGTTTGGTTAAGTACTGGAAGAGTACTAGAGCACTGGCATAGTGGAACTATGACTATGAGAGTTCCAGAACTTTATAGAGCAGTTCCTGAAGCACTTTGTTATATGCACCCTGAAGATGCTATAAAATACGGGGTAAAACAAGGTGAGTTAGCTTGGGTTGAATCAAGAAGAGGAAAAGTAAAAGCAAGAGTTGAAACAAGAGGAAGAAATAGACCTTCAAGAGGATTGGTATATGTTCCTTGGTTTGATGAGAAGGTATTTATAAACAAAGTTTGTTTAGATGCAACTTGTCCACAATCAGGACAAACAGACTTTAAAAAATGTGCTGTAAAAGTTTATAAAGCTTAA
- a CDS encoding type IV pili methyl-accepting chemotaxis transducer N-terminal domain-containing protein, with amino-acid sequence MKKGNISTKIKIIGILFALLMTSIIATTIYLNNKNEKDAMIINIAGKQRMLTQNISKNIFYLYLNPNSSQNELDSSIEEFIYNLESLKGGNSLGKLKEAPNIQIDRQMLQIEYLWSIFYQNIVKFKELIHNNNTNQKELQNIVNIIYETNPELLYEVDALVSLHTINSEQKIRFLKNSQYFFAILILFLIIYSVIELKTMEKNALKFIEESKKVMEQNLEEPLKPIKIEAEGELIEASNIFNRFLNKINSAIIDSNSALEQSKNASYKLEEISNEFDEIINELQNKSEISKQLNKSEDIAIQTQEQLLHSSKRLNELKNELEKIILFAEKKS; translated from the coding sequence ATGAAAAAAGGTAATATTAGTACAAAAATCAAAATCATTGGAATACTTTTTGCTCTTCTAATGACAAGTATTATTGCAACCACTATTTACTTAAATAATAAAAATGAAAAAGATGCAATGATTATAAATATTGCAGGTAAGCAAAGAATGCTTACACAAAATATTTCAAAAAATATTTTCTACTTATATTTAAATCCAAACTCTTCACAAAATGAGCTAGACTCTAGTATTGAAGAGTTTATATATAATCTTGAAAGTTTAAAAGGTGGAAATAGTTTAGGAAAATTAAAAGAAGCTCCAAATATTCAAATAGATAGACAAATGTTACAAATAGAATATTTATGGTCAATTTTCTATCAAAATATAGTTAAATTCAAAGAGTTAATACATAATAATAATACCAACCAAAAAGAGTTGCAAAATATTGTAAATATAATATATGAAACAAATCCAGAACTTCTTTATGAAGTAGATGCACTAGTTAGTCTTCACACGATAAACAGTGAACAAAAAATAAGATTTCTGAAAAATAGCCAATACTTTTTTGCAATTTTAATTCTATTTTTAATTATTTATAGTGTTATTGAATTAAAAACTATGGAAAAAAATGCTCTAAAATTTATAGAAGAGTCAAAAAAAGTTATGGAACAAAATTTAGAAGAGCCTTTAAAACCTATAAAAATTGAAGCTGAGGGTGAACTAATAGAGGCTTCAAATATATTCAATAGATTTTTAAATAAAATAAATAGTGCAATAATTGACTCAAATAGTGCGCTAGAACAATCAAAAAATGCCTCTTATAAACTAGAAGAGATCTCAAATGAGTTTGATGAAATTATTAATGAACTTCAAAATAAAAGTGAAATATCAAAGCAGCTAAATAAAAGTGAAGATATTGCAATACAAACTCAAGAACAACTTCTTCACTCAAGTAAAAGATTAAATGAACTTAAAAATGAACTTGAAAAAATTATACTTTTTGCAGAAAAAAAGAGCTAA
- a CDS encoding Crp/Fnr family transcriptional regulator, which produces MTLSQSIRSLDFFENLSDEQIDVLSNFSFISKYEKDSILFYETDLKTNLLFLVSGLIKIYKYDKFDNEIFLYHIYSNSLISELSNINTNEIFCFSNASFIEDSVVLSIDFLKLQEHFLNNNLLVKELMNSLLKKTNQLQSLVNRELVFDATAKVAYMLVSDLNMFNKLKRQDVSFMLHIQPETLSRVLKKLSRDNIIEIENQQVIIKDEIALNSIFKGVAI; this is translated from the coding sequence ATGACACTAAGCCAAAGCATTAGAAGTTTGGATTTTTTTGAAAATTTAAGTGATGAACAAATTGATGTTTTAAGCAACTTCTCTTTTATTTCGAAATATGAAAAAGATTCTATTTTATTTTATGAAACTGATTTGAAAACAAATCTTCTTTTTTTAGTGAGTGGTTTAATAAAAATTTATAAATATGATAAATTTGATAACGAAATATTTTTATATCACATTTATTCAAACTCTTTAATAAGTGAATTAAGTAATATCAATACAAACGAAATATTCTGTTTCTCAAATGCATCTTTTATAGAAGATTCTGTTGTTTTATCAATAGATTTTTTAAAACTTCAAGAGCATTTTTTAAACAACAATCTTCTAGTAAAAGAGCTTATGAACTCTTTATTAAAAAAAACTAATCAACTTCAATCTTTAGTAAATAGGGAGTTGGTTTTTGATGCAACTGCAAAAGTTGCTTATATGTTAGTTAGTGATTTAAATATGTTTAATAAATTAAAAAGGCAAGATGTTAGTTTTATGCTGCATATTCAACCTGAAACTCTATCAAGAGTTTTAAAAAAATTATCAAGGGATAATATCATTGAAATTGAAAATCAACAAGTTATAATAAAAGATGAGATTGCATTAAATTCTATTTTTAAAGGGGTAGCAATATGA
- a CDS encoding glycosyl transferase yields MNFKTFIKAVGTGPKGNRDLSFEESFEAVSQILKQEPTQAQMGAFLIAWRVKLETNEEFKGAIKALNSFIKYKEVPDSLKLGYNFDGRDTNPYLFPLYEDILDNFFKKNSDVRRLNLVISGDFVQPTKNGISTKDIFTKFDKGQYLHYFDRVEYLQELSNLTTLRNEFGLRTAFNTVEKLLNPSLSEYGVCGAFHKPYVSKYLEMFKDDFKDITVIRGNEGDIEVFKDSKFWQKKDGEIKEYDFCLKDYGVSYSKVFENITLEENLNILRNYDDEILNLAKFNVALYLLFASRVDSLDEAWQRLN; encoded by the coding sequence ATGAATTTTAAAACATTTATAAAAGCAGTTGGAACTGGACCAAAAGGAAATAGAGATTTAAGCTTTGAGGAGAGTTTTGAAGCAGTTTCTCAAATTTTAAAGCAAGAACCAACTCAAGCACAAATGGGTGCTTTTTTGATAGCTTGGAGAGTAAAACTTGAAACAAATGAAGAGTTTAAAGGAGCAATAAAAGCTCTAAATAGTTTTATAAAATATAAAGAGGTTCCAGACTCTTTAAAGCTTGGATATAATTTTGATGGAAGAGATACAAATCCATATTTATTTCCTTTATATGAAGATATTTTAGATAATTTTTTCAAAAAAAATAGTGATGTTAGAAGATTAAATCTTGTAATTAGTGGAGATTTTGTACAGCCTACAAAAAATGGAATTTCAACAAAAGATATATTTACAAAATTTGACAAGGGTCAATATTTGCACTATTTTGATAGAGTAGAATACCTGCAAGAGTTGAGTAATCTTACAACTCTACGAAATGAGTTTGGATTAAGAACAGCTTTTAATACAGTTGAAAAACTTTTAAATCCATCTTTGAGTGAGTATGGAGTTTGTGGAGCTTTTCATAAACCATATGTTTCAAAATATTTAGAGATGTTTAAAGATGATTTTAAAGATATTACAGTGATTAGAGGAAATGAGGGTGATATTGAAGTATTTAAAGATTCAAAATTTTGGCAAAAAAAAGATGGTGAGATAAAAGAGTATGATTTTTGTCTAAAAGATTATGGAGTTAGTTATTCAAAAGTTTTTGAAAATATAACTTTGGAAGAGAACCTAAATATTTTAAGAAATTATGATGATGAGATATTAAACTTGGCTAAATTTAACGTAGCTTTATATCTTCTTTTTGCTTCAAGAGTTGACTCTTTAGATGAAGCTTGGCAAAGGTTAAATTAA
- the moaA gene encoding GTP 3',8-cyclase MoaA — protein sequence MLIDGFGRKHDYLRVSVTERCNFRCHYCMPEKPFSWVPKENLLSYEDLFKFIKIGIDEGIKKVRITGGEPLLRDNLDYFVKLISDYKNDIDLALTTNGFLLPQMAQKLKDAGLKRINISLDTLNQERAMKIAQKDVLPTVLEGIYKAKDVGLKIKINCVPLKNINDIDILDVLEFCKKENFSVRYIEFMENSFAKNGAKGLNSDEILEIILKKYKNIIKVPRDNSSPAQYYRLEDGYEFGIIEPHKDDFCASCNRIRLTAEGFLIPCLYFEDALSIKDAIKNNQIDEATLILKKVLQNKPEKNKWSNKDDNKVSSRAFYETGG from the coding sequence ATGTTAATTGATGGATTTGGAAGAAAACATGATTATCTAAGAGTTTCAGTAACTGAAAGATGTAACTTTAGATGTCACTATTGTATGCCTGAAAAACCTTTTTCTTGGGTTCCTAAAGAGAATTTATTATCTTATGAAGATCTATTTAAATTTATAAAAATAGGTATTGATGAAGGTATAAAAAAAGTTAGAATTACTGGAGGAGAGCCACTTTTAAGAGATAATCTTGATTATTTTGTAAAATTAATAAGTGATTATAAAAATGATATAGATTTGGCTCTTACGACAAATGGTTTTTTACTTCCTCAAATGGCACAAAAATTAAAAGATGCTGGACTTAAAAGAATAAATATCTCTCTTGATACATTAAATCAAGAAAGGGCTATGAAAATAGCTCAAAAAGATGTTTTACCTACAGTTTTGGAAGGAATTTATAAAGCAAAAGATGTTGGACTTAAAATAAAAATTAATTGTGTTCCTTTAAAAAATATAAATGATATTGATATTTTAGATGTTTTAGAATTTTGTAAAAAAGAGAATTTTTCTGTAAGATATATTGAATTTATGGAGAATAGCTTTGCAAAAAATGGTGCAAAAGGGTTAAACTCTGATGAGATTTTAGAGATTATTTTAAAAAAATATAAAAATATAATAAAAGTTCCAAGGGATAATAGCTCACCAGCTCAATATTATAGATTAGAAGATGGATATGAGTTTGGAATTATTGAACCACATAAAGATGATTTTTGTGCTTCTTGTAATCGTATAAGATTAACAGCTGAAGGCTTTTTAATCCCTTGTTTATATTTTGAAGATGCTCTTAGTATAAAAGATGCAATAAAAAATAATCAAATTGATGAAGCAACTTTGATTCTTAAAAAAGTTCTTCAAAATAAACCAGAAAAGAATAAATGGTCAAATAAAGATGATAATAAAGTATCAAGTAGAGCTTTTTATGAAACTGGTGGATAA
- the rpsO gene encoding 30S ribosomal protein S15, whose amino-acid sequence MALDQEVKASIIAKYGRKDGDTGSAEVQIALLSEQIKNLTEHLKVFKKDHSSRLGLLKMVGKRKKLLSYLKKSDYARFTSVVESLGIRAK is encoded by the coding sequence ATGGCTTTAGATCAGGAAGTAAAAGCAAGTATTATCGCAAAATATGGAAGAAAAGATGGAGATACAGGTTCAGCTGAGGTTCAAATTGCATTATTAAGTGAGCAAATTAAAAATTTAACAGAGCACTTAAAAGTATTTAAAAAAGATCACTCTTCAAGACTTGGACTACTTAAAATGGTAGGAAAAAGAAAAAAACTTTTATCATACTTAAAAAAATCAGACTATGCAAGATTTACATCTGTAGTTGAGAGCTTAGGAATTAGAGCTAAATAA
- a CDS encoding RrF2 family transcriptional regulator, with protein MLLTKKSEYALLSLLSISKHKEPINVDILSKELQISKSFLAKIMQNLAKANLVISHRGVNGGFVLNKPIEELTILEIVVAAEEKNPMVFECSDAISSCPNNKAKICTIWPLLNNLQFKVNDLLAKLTLKDIEHE; from the coding sequence ATGTTATTAACAAAAAAGAGTGAATACGCATTGTTATCTTTGCTATCTATATCAAAGCATAAAGAGCCTATAAATGTCGATATTCTATCAAAAGAGTTACAAATTTCAAAATCATTTTTAGCAAAAATTATGCAAAATCTAGCAAAAGCAAATTTAGTAATATCTCACAGAGGTGTAAATGGTGGTTTTGTTTTAAATAAACCAATAGAAGAGCTAACAATTTTAGAAATTGTTGTTGCTGCTGAAGAGAAAAATCCTATGGTTTTTGAATGTTCAGATGCAATAAGTTCTTGTCCAAATAATAAAGCGAAAATTTGTACTATTTGGCCACTTTTAAATAATCTACAATTCAAAGTAAATGACCTTTTAGCAAAATTAACATTGAAAGATATAGAACATGAATAA
- a CDS encoding DHH family phosphoesterase codes for MNNIRLFHISHTDLDGYACQFLTNEVFSKKHFYNANYGLEVKQAIKQVITEIKNYQDEKLLLLISDLNLNQQESDELDKDIKSLKDDGFDITLQLLDHHITGKSSAAKYDWYFLDDKRCATKIVFDYLLKEFKAPLNDYKEWVDTVNAVDIWLENEKKNFEFGKVLMSMITKAREINSILFNSLDRDFKFYLLKNSIGFLSLKDAPIILDNSVHFLKKEFLKDGFDDTLDNLSASYLVKSLDKIKDDLTIYYNGQKGLMTYCLGAISIPANSFLRANSDYDFFIDISRKGNASFRADGKLDVSQLASKLANGGGHVNASGCKFDDFIDTINLQEVRAYIQNKLNNLK; via the coding sequence ATGAATAATATAAGACTTTTTCATATTTCCCACACAGATTTAGATGGTTACGCTTGTCAATTTTTGACAAATGAGGTATTTTCTAAAAAACATTTTTATAATGCAAACTATGGTTTAGAAGTAAAACAAGCGATAAAACAAGTTATAACAGAAATTAAAAATTATCAAGATGAAAAATTACTACTTCTAATAAGTGATTTAAATTTAAACCAACAAGAAAGCGATGAGCTTGATAAAGATATAAAATCTTTAAAAGATGATGGTTTTGATATAACTTTACAACTTTTAGATCATCATATAACTGGAAAATCAAGTGCGGCAAAATATGATTGGTATTTTTTAGATGATAAAAGATGTGCTACAAAAATTGTTTTTGATTATCTTTTAAAAGAGTTTAAAGCACCTTTGAATGATTATAAAGAGTGGGTTGATACTGTAAATGCTGTAGATATTTGGCTTGAAAATGAGAAAAAGAATTTTGAATTTGGAAAAGTTTTAATGTCGATGATTACAAAAGCAAGAGAGATAAACTCTATACTTTTTAACTCTCTTGATAGAGATTTTAAATTTTATTTACTAAAAAATTCTATAGGATTTTTATCTCTTAAAGATGCTCCTATAATTTTAGATAATAGCGTACACTTTTTGAAAAAAGAGTTTTTAAAAGATGGATTTGATGATACTTTAGATAATTTAAGTGCTTCATATTTAGTTAAATCATTGGATAAGATAAAAGATGATTTAACAATATATTATAATGGTCAAAAAGGTCTTATGACATATTGTCTTGGAGCTATTTCAATTCCTGCAAATAGCTTTTTAAGAGCAAATAGTGATTATGACTTTTTTATAGATATAAGCAGAAAAGGAAATGCCTCTTTTAGAGCAGATGGTAAACTTGATGTTTCGCAATTAGCTTCAAAATTAGCAAATGGTGGTGGACATGTAAATGCAAGTGGTTGTAAATTTGATGATTTTATAGATACAATAAACTTGCAAGAAGTTAGAGCATATATTCAAAATAAGTTAAACAATCTAAAATAA
- a CDS encoding CoA-binding protein yields MECEFPTVNSNKDEIKAIFEETKTIAIVGLSPDKEKASYRVAQYLQNAGFKIVPIYPKEDEILGEKVYRSLSEIPFDIDIVDIFRKPDAIAKVVDEVLVLKNEKNIKTVWFQLGLSNNEAAQKALDNGLKVVQNKCTKIEHKAIYE; encoded by the coding sequence ATGGAGTGTGAATTTCCAACAGTAAATTCAAATAAAGATGAAATAAAAGCAATTTTTGAAGAGACAAAAACTATTGCAATAGTTGGACTCTCTCCTGATAAAGAAAAAGCTTCTTATAGAGTTGCGCAGTATTTGCAAAATGCTGGTTTTAAAATAGTTCCAATTTATCCAAAAGAGGATGAGATTTTGGGTGAAAAAGTTTATAGAAGTTTGTCTGAAATACCTTTTGATATTGATATTGTTGATATTTTTAGAAAACCTGATGCTATAGCAAAAGTTGTAGATGAAGTTTTGGTTTTAAAAAATGAGAAAAATATAAAAACTGTCTGGTTTCAACTAGGACTTTCAAATAACGAAGCTGCACAAAAAGCTCTTGATAATGGATTAAAAGTTGTGCAAAATAAGTGTACTAAAATAGAGCATAAAGCAATTTATGAGTAG
- a CDS encoding DUF438 domain-containing protein, whose amino-acid sequence MLSDLSNNIEIFKKGHPVRVYLEENILIKELFSELFNTDPKKDYQKFYNIFNQICEVEKHFARKENQLFPYLEKYGWTGPSQGMWSFHDDIRAIIKDVRESIESKDFDLIIEKCTNLYNNLIHLINVEENRLLPNALQLLKEEDWEEFYEGDSEIGWMFTTPPPRFKEIINNENKNLEPEYIHPSMDKKRRELPFSLEGRTHYDEGYLTPEQVNFIFKFLPVDITYVDENDRVIFYNRGDDRVFPRSAGIIGREVKFCHPPKSVDQVLKILEEFKAGRKDIADFWINFKGKFVHIRYFAVRDEQKNYKGVIEMSQDVTDIRALQGEKRLLDWE is encoded by the coding sequence ATGTTAAGTGATTTATCAAATAATATTGAAATATTTAAAAAAGGTCATCCAGTAAGAGTATATTTAGAAGAGAATATATTAATAAAAGAGCTATTTTCTGAACTTTTTAATACAGATCCAAAAAAAGATTATCAAAAATTTTATAATATTTTTAACCAAATTTGTGAAGTAGAAAAGCATTTTGCAAGAAAAGAGAATCAACTTTTTCCTTATCTTGAAAAATATGGTTGGACTGGTCCATCTCAAGGAATGTGGTCATTTCATGATGATATTAGAGCAATAATAAAAGATGTAAGAGAAAGTATTGAATCAAAAGATTTTGACTTAATTATAGAAAAATGTACAAATTTATATAATAATTTGATTCATTTAATAAACGTTGAAGAGAATAGACTTCTTCCAAATGCTTTGCAACTATTAAAAGAGGAAGATTGGGAAGAGTTTTATGAAGGTGATAGTGAAATTGGTTGGATGTTTACAACTCCTCCCCCTAGATTTAAAGAGATTATAAATAATGAAAATAAAAATTTAGAACCAGAGTATATTCATCCAAGTATGGATAAGAAAAGAAGAGAATTACCATTCTCTCTTGAGGGACGAACTCATTATGATGAAGGTTATTTAACACCTGAACAAGTAAACTTTATATTTAAGTTCTTACCTGTAGATATTACTTATGTAGATGAAAATGATAGAGTTATTTTTTATAATCGTGGAGATGATAGAGTTTTCCCAAGAAGTGCTGGAATAATTGGAAGAGAGGTTAAATTTTGCCACCCTCCAAAGAGTGTTGATCAGGTTCTAAAAATTCTTGAAGAGTTTAAAGCAGGGCGTAAAGATATTGCTGATTTTTGGATTAATTTTAAAGGAAAGTTTGTACATATAAGATATTTTGCTGTAAGAGATGAACAAAAAAATTATAAAGGCGTAATTGAAATGTCACAAGATGTTACAGATATAAGAGCATTACAAGGAGAGAAACGACTTTTAGATTGGGAGTAG